In Quercus robur chromosome 10, dhQueRobu3.1, whole genome shotgun sequence, a genomic segment contains:
- the LOC126702484 gene encoding probably inactive leucine-rich repeat receptor-like protein kinase At5g48380, whose translation MSIIELSEATGNFSIGNVIGFGKIGMMYKGVLSNGRPSAIKRLLNSQCFEKQFISELLALGRLRHNNIVPLLGYCIEGKEKLLVYKYISNGNLYDWLHVAKGKHKILEWPSRIKIAMGIVRGLVWLHHKCNFRVVHLNLCSNSILLDQNFEPKISNFGESIISNFGGEMFKNPRGNNIFIGSDVWELGYVKKDVYDFGILLLELIIGKESIEINNYANKSNENLVDWIAHLLNSSDLYNVIDESLIGRGFEDEIFELLRIAYTCLQLFPSKRPTTLELYNTIRIFGERYCLTNDFEILRQSEIATASTLCEIVEAEIT comes from the coding sequence ATGAGCATTATAGAACTTAGTGAGGCAACTGGCAATTTCAGCATAGGCAATGTCATTGGGTTTGGAAAGATCGGAATGATGTACAAGGGAGTGCTTTCAAATGGTCGGCCTTCTGCGATCAAGAGGTTACTTAATTCTCAATGTTTTGAGAAACAGTTTATTTCTGAGCTATTGGCTCTAGGTAGATTGAGACACAATAACATAGTTCCTCTTTTAGGATACTGTATAGAAGGCAAGGAAAAGCTTTTGGTGTACAAATATATATCGAATGGTAACCTTTATGATTGGCTACATGTAGCGAAAGGCAAGCATAAGATCTTGGAATGGCCTTCGAGGATAAAAATTGCTATGGGGATAGTAAGAGGCCTAGTATGGCTTCACCATAAATGCAATTTCCGAGTGGTCCATCTTAACTTGTGTTCAAACTCTATCTTACTTGATCAGAACTTTGAGCCCAAGATATCGAATTTCGGTGAGTcaataatatcaaattttggtggggaaaTGTTCAAGAACCCAAGAGGCAATAACATTTTTATAGGCAGTGATGTTTGGGAGTTGGGGTATGTAAAAAAGGATGTCTACGACTTTGGAATTTTGCTTCTTGAGCTAATTATAGGGAAGGAATCCattgaaattaataattatgcCAACAAATCAAATGAGAATTTGGTTGATTGGATTGCTCATCTTTTGAATTCTTCTGATCTCTACAATGTGATTGATGAATCTTTGATTGGTAGAGGATTCGAAGATGAAATCTTTGAGTTACTTAGAATTGCATATACTTGTCTTCAGCTCTTTCCTAGTAAAAGGCCGACCACGCTTGAACTATACAATACAATACGTATTTTTGGGGAAAGATATTGCCTCACAAATGACTTTGAGATATTGAGACAATCTGAAATTGCCACTGCAAGTACCCTTTGTGAAATTGTAGAGGCCGAAATTACATAG